One window of the Nocardia huaxiensis genome contains the following:
- a CDS encoding ATP-binding cassette domain-containing protein — protein sequence MAAAPEPGIVGTDSVTTGAIHERGEREMIQARGLSKHYGDVRAVGNLSFDVQPGVVTGFLGPNGAGKSTTMRLMLGLDHGGGRTLFDGHTYGELTDPLRSVGVMLDARAVHPKRTARGHLRMVAAGAGIDHGRVDEVLDTVGLTSAAGKRAGGFSLGMQQRLGLATALLGDPATIILDEPANGLDPEGVRWLRDTLKKLAQQGRTIFVSSHLLNEMAHLADSLIVIGTGELIAAESVPEFVNRNTAQRIVVRSDRPRELADALSRNGFQVALEPDGTVVVRGHDRQAVAAIAMRAGLLITELTQAQSSLEEAFFRATAGAAQYRGHVTA from the coding sequence ATGGCCGCGGCACCCGAACCCGGCATCGTCGGTACGGACAGCGTCACCACCGGCGCGATCCACGAACGAGGGGAACGAGAGATGATCCAGGCGCGCGGCCTCAGCAAGCACTACGGCGACGTCCGCGCCGTCGGCAATCTGTCCTTCGATGTCCAGCCCGGTGTGGTCACCGGATTCCTCGGGCCCAATGGCGCGGGCAAGTCCACCACCATGCGGCTCATGCTCGGACTCGACCACGGCGGCGGACGGACACTGTTCGACGGGCACACCTACGGCGAACTCACCGACCCGCTGCGCTCGGTCGGCGTCATGCTGGACGCGCGGGCCGTGCATCCCAAGCGCACCGCACGCGGGCACCTCCGAATGGTCGCCGCCGGCGCGGGAATCGACCACGGCCGGGTGGACGAAGTGCTCGATACCGTCGGCCTCACCAGCGCCGCCGGCAAGCGCGCGGGCGGCTTCAGCCTCGGCATGCAGCAGCGGCTCGGACTCGCCACCGCCCTGCTGGGCGATCCAGCCACCATCATCCTCGACGAACCCGCCAACGGGCTCGACCCCGAAGGCGTGCGCTGGCTGCGTGACACCCTCAAAAAGCTGGCGCAGCAGGGCCGCACGATCTTCGTCTCCTCGCATCTGCTCAATGAGATGGCGCACCTGGCGGATTCGCTGATCGTCATCGGCACGGGTGAACTCATTGCCGCGGAATCGGTCCCGGAGTTCGTGAACCGGAATACCGCGCAGCGCATCGTGGTCCGGTCGGACCGGCCGCGTGAACTCGCGGACGCGCTGTCCCGCAATGGTTTCCAGGTGGCGCTCGAACCCGATGGCACGGTGGTGGTGCGCGGGCACGACCGGCAGGCGGTGGCCGCGATCGCCATGCGAGCCGGACTGCTGATCACCGAACTCACCCAGGCGCAGTCCAGCCTCGAGGAGGCGTTCTTCCGCGCCACCGCGGGCGCCGCCCAGTACCGCGGTCACGTCACCGCCTGA
- a CDS encoding ABC transporter permease, with product MTNAIRYELTRLRTVRSTWVLLGSGLVLQALIALIVMNKTDLTPGAQLTMAFDGLPLLLVSLFSTAVAVSAFGHEYRYGTITTTMLTLRAPGKVLAAKGLTCGALAAATGAALVAVTLAVQAAVSSVPGETALIARTFAAVMVYTTLAALVGLAIAALARNATFAMVAAIGLPTVVEMPAMLAGVSPKLMPFTAAGRLVDPSVGHPALTALPLLGLTAGLLTVGGIMLARRDV from the coding sequence ATGACCAACGCGATTCGCTACGAACTGACCCGGCTGCGCACCGTGCGGTCGACCTGGGTGCTGCTGGGCAGTGGCCTGGTCCTGCAGGCCCTGATCGCCCTGATCGTCATGAACAAGACCGATCTCACGCCGGGCGCACAACTCACCATGGCCTTCGACGGGCTGCCGCTGCTGCTGGTCTCGCTGTTCAGCACCGCCGTGGCGGTGAGCGCGTTCGGGCACGAATACCGTTACGGCACCATCACCACCACCATGCTGACCCTGCGCGCGCCCGGGAAGGTCCTGGCCGCCAAGGGGCTCACCTGCGGCGCGCTGGCCGCGGCGACGGGGGCCGCGCTGGTGGCCGTCACGCTGGCGGTGCAGGCGGCGGTCTCCTCCGTGCCGGGTGAGACCGCGCTCATCGCACGGACTTTCGCAGCGGTCATGGTGTACACGACGCTGGCCGCACTGGTGGGACTGGCCATTGCCGCACTGGCCCGCAATGCCACCTTCGCCATGGTCGCGGCCATCGGACTGCCTACCGTGGTGGAGATGCCGGCCATGCTGGCCGGAGTCAGCCCGAAGCTCATGCCGTTCACCGCGGCAGGACGGCTGGTGGATCCGAGCGTGGGTCATCCGGCGCTGACGGCACTGCCGCTGCTGGGACTCACGGCTGGTTTGCTGACAGTTGGCGGAATCATGCTTGCGCGCCGTGACGTGTGA
- a CDS encoding sensor histidine kinase, whose translation MSRHRIRTVILDVVLALAFGLFAVDQVNGSPIGVLPAAWGPPLAVAAGAALLFRRSAPIPVLVACVLADIAAGANLPSALALYTVANRYGNTARTWVSTIASMVAGAVPWGVWTKYQLTNSAPISVLFFLVPALLGLWINQRRQVLTGLRERAEQAERERDLRAAAAVEAERLRIASELHDIVAHRISQVTVLAGALEVSADGKPAEIAGTIRDTGARALAEMRELLGVLRTDAPLRPAPDLAAVRELVSDAVTAGQRIELVAPEQLPEVTGPVGRAVYRLVQEALTNAAKHAAGAVVRVQISAGDTVEVDVRNGAGERTTLAAEGSGFGLMGMRDRVELAGGTLHSGPLATGGFVIHASFPSRSHEQQPHDKENT comes from the coding sequence GTGAGCAGGCATCGGATACGCACCGTGATCCTGGATGTCGTGCTCGCCCTGGCTTTCGGCCTGTTCGCCGTCGACCAGGTCAATGGGTCGCCCATCGGCGTGCTGCCCGCCGCCTGGGGACCGCCGCTGGCGGTGGCGGCCGGTGCGGCCCTGCTGTTCCGGCGATCCGCGCCGATTCCCGTGCTCGTCGCCTGCGTGCTCGCCGATATCGCGGCCGGCGCGAATCTGCCTTCGGCGCTGGCGCTTTACACGGTGGCCAATCGGTACGGCAATACCGCGCGAACCTGGGTGTCCACCATCGCTAGCATGGTCGCGGGGGCGGTGCCGTGGGGTGTGTGGACGAAATACCAACTGACCAACAGCGCACCGATCTCCGTGCTGTTCTTCCTGGTGCCGGCGCTGCTCGGACTGTGGATCAATCAGCGCAGGCAGGTGCTGACCGGCCTGCGCGAACGCGCCGAACAGGCCGAGCGGGAACGTGATCTGCGCGCCGCGGCCGCGGTGGAAGCCGAGCGCCTGCGCATCGCGAGCGAGCTGCACGATATTGTCGCGCATCGTATTTCGCAGGTGACGGTGCTGGCGGGCGCGCTCGAGGTGTCCGCCGACGGGAAGCCCGCCGAGATCGCGGGCACCATTCGCGATACCGGAGCGCGGGCGCTGGCCGAGATGCGGGAACTACTGGGTGTGCTGCGCACCGACGCGCCACTGCGGCCCGCGCCCGACCTCGCGGCCGTGCGCGAACTGGTTTCCGACGCGGTCACCGCCGGGCAGCGCATCGAACTCGTTGCGCCCGAACAACTTCCGGAAGTCACGGGGCCGGTCGGGCGCGCGGTGTACCGGCTGGTCCAGGAAGCGCTCACCAATGCGGCCAAACATGCCGCCGGAGCCGTGGTCCGGGTGCAGATCTCGGCGGGCGACACGGTCGAGGTCGATGTGCGCAACGGTGCGGGCGAACGCACTACCCTGGCTGCCGAGGGCTCGGGATTCGGCCTGATGGGGATGCGTGACCGAGTCGAACTGGCGGGTGGCACACTGCATTCCGGCCCGCTGGCCACCGGCGGCTTCGTGATACACGCGAGTTTCCCTTCGCGATCACACGAACAACAACCCCACGACAAGGAGAACACATGA
- a CDS encoding response regulator, whose amino-acid sequence MIRVVLLDDEELVRSGIAMILEAGGGIEVVAQGGDGRDIVDLVAKHRPDVVVTDIRMPHMDGLEVTRRVRALPDPPAVVVLTTFGLDEYVYAALEAGAAGFLLKDTPPRELAHGVEVVARGDAILAPAITRRMLTAFATGAQQPEARAQLEQLTEREGEVALAVATGAGNAEIARTLHMSESTVKVHISRIIAKLGLENRTQIAILVHRAGLA is encoded by the coding sequence GTGATCCGCGTCGTCCTGCTCGACGACGAGGAACTGGTGCGCTCGGGGATCGCCATGATCCTCGAGGCGGGCGGCGGCATCGAGGTCGTCGCCCAGGGCGGGGACGGGCGCGACATCGTCGACCTGGTCGCCAAGCACCGGCCCGATGTCGTGGTCACCGACATCCGGATGCCGCACATGGACGGGCTCGAGGTGACGCGGCGGGTACGCGCGCTGCCGGATCCGCCGGCCGTGGTCGTGCTCACCACCTTCGGGCTCGACGAATACGTCTACGCCGCACTGGAAGCCGGGGCGGCCGGCTTCCTGCTCAAGGACACGCCCCCGCGCGAGCTCGCGCACGGGGTGGAGGTGGTGGCGCGCGGTGACGCCATCCTCGCGCCCGCCATCACCAGACGCATGCTCACCGCCTTCGCCACCGGCGCCCAGCAGCCCGAGGCGCGGGCGCAGCTCGAACAGCTCACCGAGCGCGAGGGCGAGGTCGCGCTGGCGGTGGCCACCGGGGCGGGCAATGCGGAAATCGCGCGCACCCTGCACATGAGCGAATCCACGGTGAAGGTGCACATCAGTCGCATCATCGCCAAGCTCGGGCTGGAGAACCGCACCCAGATCGCCATTCTCGTGCACCGCGCCGGGCTCGCGTGA
- a CDS encoding serine/threonine-protein kinase, which produces MTSPHHPLTVGSRFGPYRLDRLIGRGGMGEVYQAYDTVKDRTVAIKVLPERLAQDPVYRQRFQRESHAAARLREAHVIPIHDYGEIDGRLFIDMRLVDGESLRELVDRTGPGLPERMVGCVEQVAAALDAAHADGLLHRDVKPDNILVTRDGFAYLVDFGIAQSSTDPGLTSDGSAVGSYRYMAPERFSSRDFGPASDVYGLACVLYEALTGARPFTGETDGQIMRAHLFDPPPKPSRVRDGLPESFDPVIARGMAKNPNERYRTAGELAAAARAALSGRHDDATVVTGTVDSARAHTEPEHAVAAAGATPPPQHSAADAAPLGGAAALGNVGGLGRAGDPVPRHRPNRLLRGAALVATLVVVLAAVTFAGWAVALGNRTDGVAVAGETALRQADIELLSLVGPIGYQRSNCFREQGDSSMVALFGCQANPAASAPYARFFRFRSIDALTTYYKTVVLEGLKGTSCAGDPVGSDAASVVDGKTLGRKTCVESKVDNPGSPKPTLVLTNENAVAMAVYVWADPTEKALRDYRAVINAGQFRTAENAQDPDEKTQDDRQLLAHTGDAFRKGNCRHVDPPGASIVAALDCATELGKPAVSWMGFADRRGANTLYQGNIAQFGGRACGGGAGSDAVWRKTSGVVGRFFCFDSTSIVGSPIACLMAVHDEFMLVLIACTAPAESPEGGPKTEAALAAYFEEDFG; this is translated from the coding sequence ATGACCAGTCCGCACCACCCGCTCACCGTCGGATCGCGGTTCGGGCCGTACCGGCTGGACCGGCTGATCGGACGCGGGGGCATGGGCGAGGTGTATCAGGCCTACGACACGGTCAAGGACCGCACGGTGGCCATCAAGGTGCTGCCCGAACGGCTCGCACAGGATCCCGTGTACCGGCAGCGGTTTCAACGCGAATCGCACGCGGCGGCCCGGCTGCGGGAAGCGCATGTCATTCCCATTCACGATTACGGGGAGATCGACGGGCGGCTGTTCATCGATATGCGGCTGGTGGACGGCGAGAGCCTGCGGGAACTCGTCGATCGGACCGGGCCCGGCCTACCCGAGCGAATGGTCGGCTGCGTCGAGCAGGTGGCGGCGGCGCTGGATGCCGCGCACGCCGACGGGCTGCTGCACCGGGATGTGAAGCCGGACAATATTCTCGTCACCCGCGACGGGTTCGCGTACCTGGTGGATTTCGGGATCGCGCAGTCCAGCACCGATCCCGGCCTCACCAGCGACGGGTCGGCGGTCGGCTCGTACCGGTACATGGCCCCGGAGCGGTTCTCCTCCCGCGACTTCGGGCCCGCCTCGGATGTGTACGGGCTGGCCTGTGTGCTGTACGAAGCCCTCACGGGCGCGCGGCCGTTCACCGGGGAGACCGACGGGCAGATCATGCGCGCGCACCTGTTCGATCCACCGCCCAAGCCCAGCCGGGTGCGCGACGGGCTGCCGGAATCGTTCGATCCTGTCATCGCACGCGGCATGGCGAAGAATCCGAACGAGCGATACCGCACGGCGGGGGAACTCGCCGCCGCCGCACGCGCCGCGCTCTCGGGCAGGCACGACGATGCCACGGTGGTGACCGGCACGGTGGATTCGGCTCGGGCACACACGGAACCGGAGCACGCCGTCGCAGCGGCCGGAGCCACTCCGCCACCGCAGCATTCGGCCGCCGATGCGGCCCCGCTCGGCGGAGCTGCGGCCCTGGGCAATGTGGGCGGGCTCGGCAGGGCGGGCGACCCGGTGCCGCGACACCGTCCGAACCGGCTGCTGCGCGGTGCGGCGCTGGTCGCCACGCTCGTGGTGGTGCTCGCGGCGGTGACTTTCGCCGGGTGGGCGGTGGCGCTGGGCAATCGAACCGACGGTGTGGCGGTGGCGGGGGAAACCGCGTTGCGCCAGGCCGATATCGAACTGCTGTCGCTCGTCGGGCCCATCGGGTATCAGCGGTCGAACTGCTTTCGCGAGCAGGGGGACTCGTCGATGGTGGCGTTGTTCGGCTGCCAGGCGAATCCGGCGGCGTCGGCACCGTATGCGCGGTTCTTTCGGTTCCGCAGCATCGATGCGCTGACCACCTACTACAAGACGGTGGTGCTGGAGGGACTGAAGGGCACGAGTTGCGCGGGCGATCCGGTGGGCAGCGACGCCGCCTCGGTGGTCGACGGGAAGACGCTGGGGCGCAAGACCTGTGTCGAGAGCAAGGTGGACAACCCCGGCTCCCCCAAGCCAACCCTGGTGCTGACCAATGAGAATGCCGTCGCCATGGCCGTCTACGTGTGGGCGGACCCGACCGAGAAGGCGCTGCGGGACTATCGCGCCGTGATCAATGCGGGTCAGTTCCGGACCGCCGAGAACGCGCAGGACCCGGACGAGAAGACCCAGGACGACCGGCAACTGCTGGCGCACACCGGCGACGCCTTCCGCAAAGGCAACTGCCGCCATGTCGATCCGCCCGGCGCGTCCATCGTCGCCGCGCTGGACTGCGCCACCGAACTGGGCAAACCCGCGGTCAGCTGGATGGGCTTCGCGGATCGACGCGGCGCGAACACCCTCTACCAGGGCAATATCGCGCAGTTCGGCGGCCGGGCGTGCGGGGGCGGCGCGGGATCGGACGCGGTGTGGCGCAAGACCAGCGGCGTGGTCGGACGGTTCTTCTGCTTCGACTCCACATCCATCGTCGGCTCCCCCATCGCCTGCCTGATGGCGGTGCACGACGAATTCATGCTGGTGCTCATCGCCTGCACGGCCCCGGCGGAGAGCCCGGAGGGCGGGCCGAAAACCGAAGCGGCACTGGCCGCCTACTTCGAGGAGGACTTCGGGTAG
- a CDS encoding serine/threonine-protein kinase — translation MASQQQPLTVGSRFGPYRLDRLIGRGGMGEVFQAYDTVKDRTVAIKVLPERLAQDSVYRQRFQRESHAAARLREAHVIPIHDYGEIDGRLYIDMRLVEGDSLRELLRRFGAATPERSVMVVEQVAAALDAAHGEGLLHRDVKPDNIILTRDDFAYLVDFGIAQSVSDESLTSDGSAVGSFSYMAPERFSSRDFGPSSDVYALACVLYESLTGTRPFTGGTDAQMMSSHLFDAPPRPSRARAGVPESFDQVIATGLAKNPNQRYRSAGDLAAAARAALDQPRTDSPGVQADSRQTTMTGPTAVTTPAPPVQVSTPPPTQIPTPPPTPIPDPVESPRQGRHRARSASIIAACLILIAAATGFAAWAYTQQTTPGTPVADSLALRGADIELLSLVNAYGHKRNNCRHIDTDSTTVAVITCYYNPLTDEPLTVYRKFRSAQDLQTFYKTYVLGVFTTDACGVNSTDRDIPSKIDDREVGRMACWDDLTVDPSSPIPTLAVTNTELLTMAVHFYESPNLRPIRDYLAKNDYVQFRTQQNTQDPDAYTDEDRALFSRLGSDYTYRNCIHFEPAAGDPMNAQLGCGTTRGNPAVYFLGYPDQSSGSLAYQSHLAQSPGHACGGAAGSDDVWRLNGEIVGRFTCYTNKIRTPPRHCIMGQHDSAKLSVIVCSLDPDSPENGPKTEAELLTWFKKKFG, via the coding sequence ATGGCCAGCCAGCAACAGCCGCTGACGGTCGGGTCGCGGTTCGGGCCGTACCGGCTGGACCGCTTGATCGGGCGCGGCGGCATGGGCGAGGTGTTCCAGGCCTACGACACGGTCAAGGACCGCACCGTGGCGATCAAGGTGCTGCCCGAACGGCTCGCGCAGGATTCCGTGTACCGGCAGCGATTCCAGCGCGAATCGCATGCGGCGGCCCGGCTGCGGGAAGCCCACGTCATTCCGATCCACGACTACGGGGAGATCGACGGGCGGCTCTATATCGACATGCGACTCGTGGAAGGCGACAGTCTGCGAGAACTGCTGCGGCGCTTCGGGGCCGCGACCCCGGAGCGCTCGGTCATGGTGGTCGAGCAGGTGGCGGCCGCCCTGGACGCCGCGCACGGTGAGGGGCTGCTGCATCGAGATGTGAAGCCCGACAACATCATTCTCACGCGAGACGATTTCGCCTATCTGGTGGATTTCGGTATCGCGCAGTCGGTCTCGGACGAATCGCTCACCAGTGACGGGTCGGCGGTCGGGTCGTTCAGCTACATGGCCCCGGAGCGTTTCTCCTCGCGCGACTTCGGGCCCAGCTCCGATGTGTACGCACTGGCCTGCGTGCTGTACGAATCCCTCACGGGCACAAGACCGTTCACCGGCGGCACGGACGCGCAGATGATGAGCTCGCATCTGTTCGACGCGCCGCCGCGCCCCAGCCGGGCGCGGGCGGGCGTGCCCGAATCCTTCGATCAGGTCATTGCCACGGGCCTGGCCAAGAATCCGAACCAGCGCTACCGCTCGGCGGGCGATCTGGCCGCCGCGGCGCGCGCCGCACTCGATCAGCCGCGCACCGATTCCCCTGGTGTCCAGGCCGATTCGCGCCAGACGACGATGACCGGGCCCACCGCGGTCACCACCCCCGCGCCGCCCGTGCAGGTCAGCACGCCACCGCCGACGCAGATCCCCACCCCGCCGCCCACGCCGATACCCGATCCGGTGGAGTCGCCGCGCCAGGGACGCCACCGGGCACGGTCCGCATCGATCATCGCGGCGTGCCTGATATTGATCGCCGCCGCAACAGGTTTCGCGGCCTGGGCCTACACCCAGCAGACGACTCCGGGCACCCCCGTCGCCGATTCCCTGGCCTTGCGCGGCGCCGACATCGAACTGCTGTCCCTTGTGAACGCCTACGGCCACAAACGCAACAACTGCAGGCACATCGATACCGACTCGACCACTGTCGCGGTGATCACCTGCTACTACAACCCGCTGACCGACGAACCGCTGACGGTATACCGCAAGTTCCGGAGCGCGCAGGACCTGCAAACGTTCTACAAGACCTACGTCCTCGGCGTCTTCACAACCGATGCCTGCGGCGTCAACTCCACCGACCGCGACATTCCCTCGAAGATCGACGATCGCGAGGTCGGCCGTATGGCCTGCTGGGACGACCTCACCGTGGACCCTTCGTCGCCGATACCCACCCTGGCGGTCACGAACACCGAGCTGCTCACCATGGCCGTCCACTTCTACGAGTCACCGAATCTGCGGCCGATCCGCGACTATCTCGCCAAGAACGATTACGTGCAGTTCCGCACCCAGCAGAACACTCAGGACCCGGACGCCTACACCGACGAGGATCGCGCCCTGTTCAGCCGCCTCGGGTCGGACTACACCTATCGCAACTGCATTCACTTCGAGCCCGCCGCAGGCGATCCCATGAACGCTCAGCTCGGCTGCGGCACCACCCGGGGCAACCCGGCCGTGTACTTCCTGGGCTATCCGGACCAGAGCTCGGGCTCGCTCGCCTATCAATCCCACCTCGCCCAATCACCGGGGCACGCGTGCGGGGGCGCTGCCGGGTCCGACGACGTCTGGCGTTTGAACGGTGAGATTGTCGGCCGTTTCACCTGCTACACCAACAAGATCCGCACCCCGCCGCGGCACTGCATCATGGGCCAGCACGACAGTGCCAAGCTGTCGGTCATCGTGTGCTCACTGGACCCCGACTCACCGGAGAACGGACCCAAGACCGAAGCCGAGCTGCTCACCTGGTTCAAGAAGAAGTTCGGCTGA
- the ectB gene encoding diaminobutyrate--2-oxoglutarate transaminase, producing the protein MTIAETTVFEALESNVRGYCRSWPTVFDTARGAWLTDENGKDYLDFFAGAGALNYGHNNPLLKQALLDYLTGDGITHGLDMSTVAKRTLLETIRDVLLAPRGLDYKVQFPGPTGANAVEAALKLARKATGRTAVLNFTNAFHGMTLGALSVTGNAAKRAGAGVPLVHTTPMPYDGYLESADDLSWMRKALDDSSSGLDKPAAVIVETVQGEGGVNIARPEWLRELSRLCTDRGILLIVDDVQMGCGRTGPFFSFEHAGITPDIVTLSKSIGGYGLPMALVLMRRELDLWAPGEHNGTFRGNNAAFVTAEVALRHYWSDSRLETATLAKGERIRKHLADFTAELPGITTRGRGLVHGIVFDDASQAAKVCRTAFELGLLVETSGTRDEVVKLLPPLTITDDEISHGLGILTRSVEIVRDTH; encoded by the coding sequence ATGACCATTGCCGAGACCACGGTATTCGAGGCGCTCGAATCCAACGTGCGCGGCTATTGCCGGTCCTGGCCCACTGTCTTCGACACCGCCCGCGGCGCGTGGCTGACCGACGAGAACGGCAAGGACTACCTCGACTTCTTCGCGGGCGCGGGAGCGCTCAACTACGGGCACAACAATCCGCTGCTCAAGCAGGCGCTGCTCGACTACCTCACCGGCGACGGCATCACGCACGGGCTGGACATGTCCACCGTCGCCAAACGCACGCTGCTGGAGACCATCCGCGATGTGCTGCTCGCACCGCGCGGCCTCGACTACAAGGTGCAGTTCCCCGGACCGACCGGTGCGAACGCCGTGGAGGCCGCACTCAAGCTGGCGCGCAAGGCCACCGGCCGCACCGCGGTCCTCAACTTCACCAATGCCTTCCACGGCATGACCCTCGGCGCGCTGTCGGTCACCGGCAATGCCGCCAAGCGCGCGGGCGCGGGCGTCCCGCTCGTGCACACCACCCCCATGCCCTACGACGGCTACCTCGAGTCCGCCGACGACCTTTCGTGGATGCGCAAGGCCCTCGACGACAGCTCCTCCGGCCTGGACAAGCCGGCAGCCGTCATCGTCGAGACCGTGCAGGGCGAGGGCGGTGTGAACATCGCCCGCCCCGAATGGCTGCGCGAACTATCCCGGCTGTGCACCGATCGCGGCATCCTGCTCATCGTCGACGACGTGCAGATGGGCTGCGGCCGCACCGGCCCGTTCTTCTCCTTCGAACACGCCGGCATCACCCCCGACATCGTGACCCTGTCCAAATCCATTGGCGGCTACGGCCTCCCGATGGCCCTGGTGCTCATGCGCCGCGAACTGGACCTGTGGGCCCCGGGCGAGCACAACGGCACCTTCCGCGGCAACAATGCCGCCTTCGTGACCGCCGAGGTGGCGCTGCGCCACTACTGGTCGGACTCCCGCCTGGAGACGGCCACCCTCGCCAAGGGCGAGCGCATCCGAAAGCACCTGGCCGACTTCACCGCCGAGCTGCCCGGCATCACCACCCGCGGGCGCGGGCTCGTGCACGGCATCGTGTTCGACGACGCCTCGCAGGCGGCGAAGGTCTGCCGCACCGCCTTCGAACTGGGCCTGCTGGTCGAAACCTCCGGCACCCGCGACGAAGTCGTGAAGCTGCTGCCCCCGCTCACCATCACCGACGACGAGATTTCCCACGGACTGGGCATTCTCACTCGCAGTGTGGAGATCGTGCGCGACACTCACTGA
- a CDS encoding ABC transporter permease, with amino-acid sequence MRADMGVYWQLARAGFRRQSTYRLAMIAGLVTNLVFGFVRAAVLTSAVEANGSFGGYDRGTIGAYTWLSQGLLGAIAFWALPDIVERIRTGDVAVDFLRPIDIQFAHLAEYLGRATCTLIPRSLPSVLIGAATFGMVIPNTPAPYLLGAISLLLAIAVSFLSMFAVCLAGFWLVETRGLRALHMILGTFLAGLFAPVHLFPDWLKAIAYATPFPSMLQWPIDVLSGRTLGMAAVQVVAVQCFWLVALAGVGQLLLRAGRRKLEVQGG; translated from the coding sequence GTGCGCGCTGACATGGGGGTGTATTGGCAGCTGGCCAGAGCGGGGTTTCGCAGGCAATCCACCTACCGCCTGGCCATGATCGCCGGACTCGTCACCAATCTGGTCTTCGGCTTCGTGCGCGCCGCCGTACTCACCTCGGCGGTCGAAGCCAACGGCAGCTTCGGCGGCTACGACCGCGGCACCATCGGGGCCTACACCTGGCTGTCACAGGGACTGCTCGGGGCCATCGCCTTCTGGGCCCTGCCCGACATCGTGGAACGCATTCGCACCGGGGACGTCGCGGTGGACTTCCTGCGGCCCATCGACATCCAGTTCGCCCATCTGGCCGAATATCTCGGCCGCGCCACCTGCACGCTCATACCGCGCAGCCTGCCCAGCGTGCTCATCGGCGCAGCCACCTTCGGCATGGTCATCCCGAACACGCCCGCGCCCTACCTGCTCGGCGCGATCAGCCTGCTGCTGGCCATCGCGGTGTCGTTCCTGTCCATGTTCGCCGTCTGCCTGGCCGGGTTCTGGCTCGTGGAGACGCGCGGACTGCGGGCGCTGCACATGATCCTCGGGACCTTCCTGGCCGGGCTGTTCGCGCCCGTGCACCTGTTCCCGGACTGGTTGAAGGCCATCGCCTACGCGACGCCGTTCCCGTCCATGCTGCAGTGGCCCATCGACGTGCTGTCCGGGCGCACCCTCGGCATGGCCGCCGTGCAAGTCGTTGCGGTGCAGTGCTTCTGGCTGGTCGCGCTGGCCGGCGTGGGGCAGCTGCTGCTGCGCGCCGGACGCCGCAAACTGGAGGTGCAGGGTGGCTGA
- a CDS encoding ABC transporter permease has protein sequence MAEPRPSRLAPYRAVLASRLRTQRAYPLSFATDLLSAFLIGLLEFAEMWVIFSNVPQLGGLDLDGMLLLYGLSNTSFAVADMLVGHADTLPTYIRLGRLDAFYLRPQPLLLQLMTSDIALRRVARIAVAATVLGLGVMRNDIDWTASHLALFGITLLSGIAIFAGLFICAAGVQFFLIDGSELTNAFTYGGSYASMQPTSVFPTPMKLIFGFLVPVAFTSYLPAIALLGIPGPALLPGWLAWGSPLAALWVWAAALFSWRVGTRHYQGGGG, from the coding sequence GTGGCTGAACCGCGACCCTCCCGGCTCGCGCCCTACCGCGCCGTGCTCGCCTCCCGACTGCGCACCCAGCGTGCGTACCCGCTGTCCTTCGCCACCGACCTGCTCAGCGCCTTCCTCATCGGACTGCTCGAATTCGCCGAAATGTGGGTGATCTTCAGCAATGTGCCGCAGCTGGGCGGACTCGACCTCGATGGAATGCTGCTGCTGTACGGGCTCAGCAATACCTCCTTCGCCGTGGCCGACATGCTCGTCGGGCACGCCGACACGCTGCCCACCTATATTCGGCTCGGCAGACTGGACGCGTTCTACCTGCGCCCGCAACCATTGCTGTTACAGCTCATGACCAGCGACATAGCCTTACGCAGGGTGGCGCGCATCGCCGTGGCGGCCACCGTGCTGGGACTCGGCGTCATGCGGAACGACATCGACTGGACCGCAAGCCATCTCGCGCTGTTCGGCATCACCCTGCTCTCCGGCATCGCCATCTTCGCCGGGCTGTTCATCTGCGCGGCCGGAGTGCAGTTCTTCCTCATCGACGGATCCGAGCTGACCAATGCCTTCACCTACGGCGGGTCCTACGCGTCCATGCAGCCGACCTCGGTGTTCCCGACGCCGATGAAGCTCATCTTCGGATTCCTGGTACCGGTCGCCTTCACCTCGTACCTGCCCGCCATCGCACTGCTCGGGATACCCGGGCCGGCACTGCTGCCGGGCTGGCTGGCCTGGGGTTCGCCGCTGGCGGCGCTATGGGTGTGGGCGGCAGCACTGTTCTCGTGGCGGGTGGGCACTCGGCACTATCAGGGAGGCGGAGGATGA